The window TTAATTAGCCCGTTGTTGAAAACCTGTTTTTCGAAATTTTGCTGAACCCGCCTAATTTTTTCTTTAAGTGCAGTATCCTGTTGGCTCCTATATTCATTGTTCATATAAGAATAGGTGGTATAACCGACAATTAGTAACGTAGCGACTACAGAAAGCACAATGGAAACTTGTATTCTAGTTTTATATAGAATTTTATTTGCGTTTATCATCAAAGATCGGTTTATAGAAAACCAACCAACTTTATCATTATCAAGGTTTTTAATAAGCCAAACTAAGCCATATAGTAATAATGAGAAAATTATAAATACCAGAAAGAAGAAAGATAATGCCGCCAGTCGCTCTATATAATTAACCTTTTCCTTGCTAATTACAACCATCTTATTATCGGTTGGCTTGTAAATTAGGTGACTATAAGGAACTGCATTATCGCTTGCCGTAACGAACTCATTTTTTAGTCCTTTAAAAATATGTCCATCTATAGGATAGGTGAAATTGCCAGATTGATTAAGTAAAATATTGTTGCTGTATAAGGCAATTGAGTAGCTTTTAAAATCCTCATCTCGAATGGATTTCTGATCTCCAAGCAAATCTGGTAAGCGATTGTTGTAATTATATGGCTTAGATCTTAATTCAATAACCAGCGTACCAAGTAAATTCCCATTGTTAACAACTGAAATGATTCCGAAATAATCTTGATAACCAAATGTATTATTTACTTGATAAAAATAACTGGATCCATCAATTTTTACAGCCCCATATTCTACCAGATCTTTATATTTTTTAAAAGCTTGAGTTTCTCCCTTATCAATAGGATCTCCAAGTTTATTATAAGTATAAATTTGATAATCATAACGAGATAAATATCCATCAACGTAATCTTTAAAATGATTTTTTAAAACCAAATAACTTTCTTGTTCATTTTGATTAAAATATTTGATCAAAAATTCATCTTTGGAAAGTCGTTTTTCTAAACCTCCTATTGATAAAATAGCGGTTGGATCTTCTGATGACTGAACCTTTGTTGCCAATGGCTCCCTTAAAGTTCGCTCTGTTATATCCTTATATTTTAAATATTTTACAGATGTATTAAAGGCTAAACAGAAAAAAACAATCGCAAATAGACCAATAGAAAAGCGTTTCTCTTTCAAATATATATTCCTTGTCAGGATAAAAAGGACAAGTGAAAAAACGATAAAAAATGCGGTGAAATCAGTACTGAGTTTATAAAGTAATACAATGATAAAACCAGTTAAAAAGACATAAATTCTTTCTCTATTAGTAACGTTTAATGATGTACTTATGGTAACAAAAATGGATGTAATTAAATAAATTTGGAACCAAACCAAACATAATATTACAATACTTACCCAGCTTGTTCCTCCAAGTTTGAGAATATTAATGATATCAAAATTGATTTTTGAATTATAAATTAATCCGAAAAAAATATTATCAGCATAATAGGTAAATGCACCGATGATAAATAAAAGAATTGCGTGAAGTAGAATTCCAAAAAATTTGCTCTTTTTAATCCAATCAGGAAATTTGTATTGTTCCTTATGGTTGTACATAAATAATAGCAACCACGTTAATGTAATTACATTCAGTAAAAAATCTCCTAAAGAGGGCATTAAATAGCTTTCAGCATATATTTTGGGGTCAAAAAGATTCAGTCTAAACCGATGATTAAGCCATCCAAAAGATAAATCAGTTACCCGAAATGCAATGAAAAAGGAAAATAATAGCAACGTACTTAAGGTCAAATAACCTCTTCGGGCAATTAAAGAACTTAAGGAATTTACAAACATGGCAATGCAAATTATGCCTGTAATAAATAACCACAATTCTGTGTCGGAGTGATAATTATCTACAATACCTGGTTTAACTTTTAACCCAAATAAAAATTTATTATCTAAGCTTTTTATGGGATAAATATCTTTATCAGTAAAAGAAGCAAACGTTAAAATTTGGGATTTTGATAGGATTGGGTCAAGCTCACTTTTAAAATATTGACTTTCTTTAAGCGGATATTGAGACTGGATTGAGATTAAGAATAAAAGGTCGAAATCGCCTTGCGTACTTTTTATAACTTCGTACCATCCGTTGGCAAAAGAAAGTACTGAGGTACCTTCTTTAATTGTTGATAAATCAATTTCAGAGATTTTAATAGTGCTCCAAAACTTTAATTGATTTTCCTGATATATTAAAAGATTTATGCCGTTATACTTACGATAGGTATTAAGATAATCAAGGGCAATTTTTGGATTTTGATGATATTGCTTTGCTTGTGCAACTAGCTTTTTATCTGCCAAAAAGTTTTTTACAACTCTTTCTTTTGCTAAAAGGTTATTTTGAATTTCCCTCGCATCATATTCTAATAAATCGCTTTTTGTAGTAAACTTACTTAACGAAATAGAGGTTGCAATGAGGCAGCAACCCAGTACAAATAATAGAAATCTTATTTTTACACCAAAGCTCAATTTCATCAATTTTGATAAAGGTATTAAATACTGATGTAAAAACATCGCCATAAACAAACTGTTTATAGCGATGGAAGAGTTACTTATTTAAAAATTATATTGTTGTTGCACTGCTCGTTTGTACTTCGCGACTTACTTTTTTAACAAGTCCTTGAAGTACGTTTCCTGGTCCAACTTCTACAAATTCGATTGCACCATCAGCAAGCAGATTTTCTACAGTTTGTGTCCAGCGAACTGCGCCTGTTAATTGCTTAATTAAGTTAGCTTTTATCAATTCTGGATTTGTATAAGGCATTGCATCAACATTTTGATAAACCGGACAAATAGGAGATAAAATATTTGTTGCCTCAATTGCAGCTTGCAATTCAATTTTTGCTGGCTCCATTAGAGGAGAATGAAATGCGCCGCCAACATTAAGTTTTAAAGCTCTTTTTGCTCCAGCTTCAGTTAATTTAGCGCAAGCTAAATCAATGCCTTCAATACTGCCAGAAATAACCAATTGACCAGGGCAATTGTAATTTGCTGGTACCACAATGGCATCAATATCTGCACAAATCTTTTCAACAACATCATCGGCTAAACCTAAAATTGCCGCCATGGTAGATGGTTGTGCTTCGCAAGCTTTTTGCATGGCATTTGCCCTTGCAATAACCAATTTAAAACCATCTTCAAAACTTAAGGCATTGGCAGAAACCAAAGCAGAAAACTCGCCTAAAGAATGTCCAGCAACCATATCAGGTTTAAAATTTTCGCCCAAAATTTTCGCTAAAATTACGGAATGTAAAAAAATGGCTGGTTGTGTTACATTTGTTTGTTTCAGCTCATCATCAGTACCGCTAAACATAATATCGCTAATGCGGAAACCTATAAGTTGGTTTGCAATTTCAAATAATTCGGCACCTTTTGGGTTCTCATAAAGATCTTTACCCATACCGACAAATTGTGCTCCTTGACCAGGAAAAATATATGCTTTCATACCCCTTAATCCCCTAAAGGGGAAATTAAATATTTAGTGAAATTATTAATGTGATTCCCAACGCTCCCATTTAGGGATTGCGGATTTAATCTAAACTTGCGGTGATTAACCTTAAAAATTCTGCTCTCGTTTTATCATTGCTTAAAAAGCTGCCGGTAAAAGCAGATGTAGTGGTTACCGAATTTTGCTTTTGCACACCTCGCATAGACA is drawn from Pedobacter mucosus and contains these coding sequences:
- a CDS encoding sensor histidine kinase: MAMFLHQYLIPLSKLMKLSFGVKIRFLLFVLGCCLIATSISLSKFTTKSDLLEYDAREIQNNLLAKERVVKNFLADKKLVAQAKQYHQNPKIALDYLNTYRKYNGINLLIYQENQLKFWSTIKISEIDLSTIKEGTSVLSFANGWYEVIKSTQGDFDLLFLISIQSQYPLKESQYFKSELDPILSKSQILTFASFTDKDIYPIKSLDNKFLFGLKVKPGIVDNYHSDTELWLFITGIICIAMFVNSLSSLIARRGYLTLSTLLLFSFFIAFRVTDLSFGWLNHRFRLNLFDPKIYAESYLMPSLGDFLLNVITLTWLLLFMYNHKEQYKFPDWIKKSKFFGILLHAILLFIIGAFTYYADNIFFGLIYNSKINFDIINILKLGGTSWVSIVILCLVWFQIYLITSIFVTISTSLNVTNRERIYVFLTGFIIVLLYKLSTDFTAFFIVFSLVLFILTRNIYLKEKRFSIGLFAIVFFCLAFNTSVKYLKYKDITERTLREPLATKVQSSEDPTAILSIGGLEKRLSKDEFLIKYFNQNEQESYLVLKNHFKDYVDGYLSRYDYQIYTYNKLGDPIDKGETQAFKKYKDLVEYGAVKIDGSSYFYQVNNTFGYQDYFGIISVVNNGNLLGTLVIELRSKPYNYNNRLPDLLGDQKSIRDEDFKSYSIALYSNNILLNQSGNFTYPIDGHIFKGLKNEFVTASDNAVPYSHLIYKPTDNKMVVISKEKVNYIERLAALSFFFLVFIIFSLLLYGLVWLIKNLDNDKVGWFSINRSLMINANKILYKTRIQVSIVLSVVATLLIVGYTTYSYMNNEYRSQQDTALKEKIRRVQQNFEKQVFNNGLIKNDESSIAGFNNFADINNADLNLYDLNGNLLITTYPKLYNYKIIGKKMGPMAFIYLSQLHRSEYINPEEKIGSLTYAAAYAPIRNAQNKTIAYIGLPNYSNEEEYKDKIALFVSNLINIYALVFVAIGVLAVFLANQITSPLTFIQQSISRTKIGQRNEPIVWRRHDEIGSLIKEYNSMISALEDSALKLARSERESAWREMAKQVAHEIKNPLTPLKLGVQLLEKSWRERDPNFEIKFNKFSKSFIEQIDSLSRIASEFSNFAKMPDTNLEKLAVLPIIERAREVFKSATNVEINVINKSDRNVLIFADHDQLLRTFNNLFKNAIEAIDGDDFCTINVILYNDESTSYIEIKDNGKGIPSILYDKIFVPNFTTKTSGTGLGLAFVKQAVENAGGLISFTSVTGSGTTFYLSFPLAK
- the fabD gene encoding ACP S-malonyltransferase; amino-acid sequence: MKAYIFPGQGAQFVGMGKDLYENPKGAELFEIANQLIGFRISDIMFSGTDDELKQTNVTQPAIFLHSVILAKILGENFKPDMVAGHSLGEFSALVSANALSFEDGFKLVIARANAMQKACEAQPSTMAAILGLADDVVEKICADIDAIVVPANYNCPGQLVISGSIEGIDLACAKLTEAGAKRALKLNVGGAFHSPLMEPAKIELQAAIEATNILSPICPVYQNVDAMPYTNPELIKANLIKQLTGAVRWTQTVENLLADGAIEFVEVGPGNVLQGLVKKVSREVQTSSATTI